In a genomic window of Sphingomonas koreensis:
- a CDS encoding DUF3325 domain-containing protein — translation MTALAFILATLAFALFGLSTDEHHRKRLGSRPDAVTVLRLRGGAWAAIGAAFPFAIAAQGWVFGPILWVALLMLGAGLVFLALNLIPAPAGRK, via the coding sequence ATGACCGCGCTCGCCTTCATCCTCGCGACGCTGGCTTTCGCGCTGTTCGGGCTTTCGACCGACGAGCATCACCGCAAGCGGCTGGGCAGCCGGCCCGATGCAGTGACGGTGCTGCGGCTGCGGGGCGGCGCCTGGGCCGCCATCGGCGCCGCTTTCCCCTTCGCGATCGCCGCGCAGGGATGGGTGTTCGGGCCGATCCTGTGGGTCGCCCTGCTGATGCTGGGCGCGGGGCTGGTGTTCCTCGCGCTCAACCTGATCCCCGCGCCTGCGGGCCGCAAATAG
- a CDS encoding nickel uptake transporter family protein, translating into MKKLLIAALALGTASLAQAHEVWIERGANGAAQIWLGEPELPLPAGGDPAFPSLKAPKLIGATGTQTRGPGYIEVALPAGDVRAWDDDVFKPWDEDGKKAGVIYYARSGRSEAKAVMPFELAPVTANGNRFVLTRDGKPVAKEDVSLVSPGRWQLALKTDDKGEVVLPALTEKGRYILKASVKDEGDFTLPAGKVAVLSRVTTTSFVN; encoded by the coding sequence ATGAAGAAGCTGCTGATCGCCGCGCTGGCGCTGGGGACCGCGAGCCTTGCGCAGGCGCATGAGGTGTGGATCGAGCGTGGGGCCAACGGCGCGGCGCAGATCTGGCTGGGCGAGCCCGAGCTACCGCTTCCGGCCGGGGGCGATCCCGCCTTTCCCTCGCTCAAGGCGCCCAAGCTGATCGGCGCGACCGGCACGCAGACGCGCGGGCCTGGCTATATCGAGGTCGCGCTGCCCGCGGGCGACGTGCGCGCCTGGGACGACGACGTGTTCAAGCCGTGGGACGAGGACGGCAAGAAGGCTGGCGTGATCTATTATGCCCGTTCGGGCCGCAGCGAAGCGAAGGCGGTGATGCCGTTCGAGCTGGCGCCGGTGACCGCGAACGGCAACCGCTTCGTGCTGACGCGCGACGGCAAGCCGGTAGCGAAGGAAGACGTCTCGCTGGTGTCGCCGGGCCGCTGGCAGCTCGCGCTCAAGACTGACGACAAGGGAGAGGTCGTGCTGCCGGCGCTGACCGAGAAGGGTCGCTATATCCTCAAGGCGTCGGTCAAGGACGAGGGCGATTTCACGCTGCCGGCCGGCAAGGTCGCGGTGTTGAGCCGCGTGACCACCACCAGCTTCGTCAACTGA
- a CDS encoding MBL fold metallo-hydrolase has product MSFVRPVLRWTSILLLWSVVTACLAVTIVPRYLDRIYYHGPDSGHYDGERFFNPDGEDTVRVPGNRRGGRAGFLWRQATGADGRPEWPDRVAVHKEMPPARVDGGGMRATWVGHATVLIQANGLNILTDPIWSEVAGPFGLAGPRRTTAPAIDFDKLPKIDLVLVSHNHYDHLDLPTLKRLWARDKPAIITSLGNDTILRSAGIEARGLDWGERAALRPGVEVIVNRNHHWGSRWFTDRNRALWSSFVVTLPGGNLFFAGDTGAGDYKWADQAASYGPIRLAILPIGAFRFQEGEMRTGSHIGPGEAIKLWNRMGRPTTLPMHWGTFRLSWEGYWTPPRMLRAIQACAGETSGRFAPQSLGRAWDIPTLAAAPPPVSDARVDACMKDPAVTALR; this is encoded by the coding sequence ATGTCCTTCGTCCGCCCGGTCCTGCGCTGGACCTCGATCCTCCTGCTCTGGTCCGTGGTTACCGCCTGCCTCGCGGTGACGATCGTCCCGCGCTATCTCGACCGCATCTATTATCATGGTCCCGACAGCGGCCATTATGACGGCGAGCGGTTCTTCAATCCCGATGGCGAGGACACGGTGCGCGTCCCCGGCAACCGCCGCGGCGGGCGCGCGGGCTTCCTGTGGCGCCAGGCGACCGGCGCCGACGGTCGCCCCGAATGGCCCGATCGCGTCGCGGTGCACAAGGAGATGCCCCCCGCCCGCGTCGATGGCGGCGGGATGCGCGCCACATGGGTCGGCCATGCCACGGTGCTGATCCAGGCCAATGGCCTCAATATCCTGACCGATCCGATATGGAGTGAGGTCGCCGGCCCCTTCGGTCTTGCCGGCCCCCGTCGCACGACCGCGCCCGCGATCGATTTCGACAAGCTACCGAAGATCGACCTGGTGCTCGTCAGCCACAATCACTACGATCATCTCGACCTGCCCACGCTCAAGCGGCTGTGGGCACGCGACAAGCCCGCGATCATCACCAGCCTCGGCAACGACACGATCCTGCGCTCCGCCGGGATCGAGGCGCGCGGGCTGGACTGGGGCGAGCGCGCTGCGCTGCGGCCCGGCGTCGAGGTGATCGTCAACCGCAACCATCACTGGGGCAGCCGCTGGTTCACCGACCGCAACCGCGCGCTCTGGTCCAGCTTCGTCGTCACCCTGCCCGGCGGAAACCTGTTCTTCGCCGGCGACACCGGTGCGGGCGATTACAAATGGGCCGATCAGGCCGCGTCCTATGGCCCGATCCGCCTCGCGATCCTGCCGATCGGCGCGTTCCGCTTCCAGGAGGGGGAGATGCGCACCGGCAGCCATATCGGCCCGGGCGAGGCGATCAAATTGTGGAACCGCATGGGCCGCCCCACCACCTTGCCGATGCACTGGGGCACGTTCCGGCTGTCCTGGGAAGGCTATTGGACCCCGCCGCGGATGCTGCGCGCGATTCAGGCCTGCGCGGGCGAAACCTCGGGCCGTTTCGCCCCGCAATCGCTCGGCCGCGCATGGGATATCCCCACCCTCGCCGCCGCGCCGCCACCCGTGAGCGACGCCCGCGTCGACGCCTGTATGAAGGACCCCGCCGTCACCGCATTGCGCTGA